Proteins encoded in a region of the Triplophysa dalaica isolate WHDGS20190420 chromosome 10, ASM1584641v1, whole genome shotgun sequence genome:
- the LOC130430704 gene encoding putative nuclease HARBI1, protein MSCPFVRQQPVAEGARIIRRAFRINRVLRDRQDPLAQRDSVIVERYRFSREGVIYIIHLLEPHITCSTRRSRALTTAQTVCIGLRFFASGTFLYTIGDAENLGKSAVCRAIRKVYLALKQFLGFFLVFPSHLRPQVVKQNFFAIAGFPNVIGAIDCTHVPIKAPPGPNEGDFVNRKGFHSVNVQMVCDSMFHITNVEAKWPGSVHDSRIFRESHLCTLFERGDFDGILLGDRGYACRQYFMTPFPEPNPGPQTRYNAALARTRARIEMTFGQLKGRFQCLKSLRVAPDRACDIIVACAILHNIATIRKEKTPVVGMPFI, encoded by the exons ATGTCTTGTCCATTTGTACGACAGCAACCTGTTGCGGAAGGTGCAAGAATAATTCgaagagcttttcgaattaatcgcGTATTGCGGGATAGACAGGATCCTTTAGCGCAGCGCGATAGCGTCATTGTGGAGAGATACCGATTTTCTCGTGAGGGTGTTATTTACATCATTCATTTGTTGGAACCACACATTACGTGTTCAACACGGAGGAGCCGGGCTTTAACAACAGCACAGACTGTGTGCATTGGCCTGAgattctttgcgagtggcacgttcctttacactattggagatgcagaGAACTTGGGGAAAAGTGCTGTCTGTCGTGCCATTCGCAAAGTTTACCTGGCGCTCAAGCAgtttttaggtttttttttggTATTTCCAAGCCATTTAAGACCACAGGTTgtaaaacagaatttttttgctattgcag GCTTCCCTAAcgtgattggtgccatagactgcacacacgtccccatcaaggccccaccAGGCCCCAATGAGGGGGATTTTGTGAACCGAAagggatttcacagtgtaaatgtgcag atggtgtgtgactctATGTTCCATATCACCAATGTTGAAGCAAAATGGCCAGGATCAGTGCATGACTCAAGaattttcagagagtcacatttatgcacattatttgaacgtg GGGATTTTGACGGGATCCTGCTTGGAGACaggggctatgcctgcaggcagtattttatgacgcCCTTCCCTGAGCCAAACCCTGGACCTCAAACCcgttacaatgcagctctagccaggacaagggcacgcattgaaatgacctttgggcaactaaagggaagatttcagtgtctgaaaagtctgagggttgcacctgacagggcctgtgacaTAATTGTTGCATGTGCCATATTGCATAACAttgccaccatcagaaaggaAAAGACCCCTGTGGTGggg ATGCCGTTTATATAG